The genomic DNA AGCTTTGTGAATCGCGTCAATAGCATTTGTCATGGTCGCTTCTACCAAATTGTAAAGAAGCAAGTAGGTGTTCGCGCGTAAAGTTTTTGTTAGTTCACGCGATAGCTCGGCTCCTGCAATTGGAGCGATCTCGCCGTCAGTTTCACCGGCAAGTGATACAGAACGATTGTTCGCGATTATTTCTATGAAGTCAATGTATCTACTTACCTCGGCGCTTCTTTGCCTAAACAGGTCGTAGAGTTCGACGACAAGAACTTCACTGTTGGTCATACTGGACCTCTCGACCCAGCAGATTATCCCTGACAAAGTGGATTCGATTTACCACTTTTGGCCTGGAGTTGCTTGCATCCGAGCGAGTGAGCGTCTTGAACTCATCACTTGCCAGCCATGCCATTGAAGCCGGAACTAACCCTGGAGCTATTCTTTGAGCAAGGGCTACGCCGACTGAAATTGACTCAAATCGAATTCGAGGTACCGAAGAATTATTGGGCGCTTTCTTGAATCCATGAGGGAAAAATCTTTGAACGAAGTCAAGCATGTTTTCAAATGTTGTGAGGAGCTCCTCCCGGTCGAAATCATGGTTGTTCATATGGTCAAGATATTCATCTAGGAATTCATCGACCCGCTTGTTGAATGCTTCATATCTATGTAGGTAGGCGTAAAATCTAAGTACCATCTCCTCATAGTCGCGATGATTGATTCTTACGTCACTGATAGGGCAGAGCTGTCTGAAACGCAGGCTGGCAGCAGTGTTTCGAACAAAATCAGTGAACGGACCATCCTGTGAGCCGAATCGTTGCTCCATGTCCTTTAATTTTGTTCCGCCAGTGTTAAGGCGGTCGAAGAGCTGGCGGCGCGCCTCTTCATCGACTTCCATTAACTCGATCATTCGCATTGTTTTGCGTCTAAATCTAAGCTGGCGTGAGACTGGGAAATCTCTAAAGTAAAATCCGTTCAACATTGGCAACATTTTCAAATCGTCAAGCTTGAAGTCGTTACCTAGAAAACGTACAAGTGTTCTGATTCTTTGCGAGCCGTCAACTATTTCTAAGCGGCCTTCGTTTTCGCCAGTGTGTACATCGGCGACATATAAATATGGTATTGGCAAATTAAGTAATATTGATTCAATAAATCTGCCTTGCTGTTCCTCGCTCCAGACTAGCTCACGCTGATAATCTGGAATGAATAACTCGGCCTTGTCGGTTTCCTCTAGTTTGTCTACATATTTCGATACAATTACTTCGATAGGGTATTCTCTTATGTCGAAGTCTGTTTCTTTTTGCCTCTCGATGATTTGTTTTTCAGCTTCGATTTTTTGTTCGTCGCTAATAAGTGCGAACATTTCTCCCTGCTTTGCCATTAAAATTCCTTATCTGCTGATTGTTGGCCAAGTTGTTAATTTATGTTGCGAGGTTTTTTGGTTTGATCCGTCTGTGCTGCACCATTGGGTTAAGCTTACACCTTTCGACGGTGTATGAGTTGATAGGGTTCGATAGAACGGTTGCAGGGGGGTGAGCATTCGCTTCTCGGATAATTTGCTATCCCGGATGCTTCGCAAGGCGCGCCGAGGGATTTCTCGTAATGCCTGCATTCTCTGCAAAACCATCTTCTCGCTGGAAGGCATTTTGCCATTAATGGCGGTGAATGGAAGCCCTTTGCTAGCATGAAAGTCGGTATTTCCGGGGCAACGAAAACAATTTTTATCCCGCATTCGGGAATACCCGTTACCAGCCGGTAGCGCAGTGATCACTTAAGATTGGACGCCTAAGCCGAATGTGGCATGTCAGCAACCCAGCTTGATTTAACGGCCATTCATGATCTGTCTCCTCTAGCAGTTGAGTCTCATTAATTTCCCCACGTAAGCCCGCCAAGAATGCTGAGTGTTATCAGGGATCAAGGCCCCTGGTACCTGTGGGGATGTCCTCTAACGCGGGACTAGCGGCTCCCTTCCGTCCGGGAGCAAGGTAATCTCTTGATCTGGCCTCCTGAGCACCGTTGCCGGTGGGCGGGTGGAAGCTGCATTAGCTGAGGAGACCGGTGCCACGAGATCCTGAGCCAGGTGTAAGCAGCAATGCGATGACCGGGGCATGCCTGGCTCAGTCAGGTGCGGTCCATTCCTTGAACTGCGGCACCATATCGTTAAGGGACGCGTCACACTGCAATTGTTTCCCACGGATTCCAGATTCATGTCACCGGAAGAAATCACGTTCAAATCCATAGGCCGCATGATTGGCAATGCGGTTCCCGTAAGATTGGGCGAAATCATTGGCCTGAGCATCCAGCGTCACCTTGAGGAGCTGGAGCGACTAAAAACACCTTCCTGAGTCGAGCATCCAAGGACATCACGTCCTTGGTCTCACACTCCCAAACGACGACAACTCGCCAGCCCAACTCGCGCAGTTGTTCGGCTTTCCTATTGTCTCGCTCCACATTCGATGCAAATTTCGGTAGCCAGAAATCTTGGCGTGTTTTCGGCGTCGAGGCGTAACGACACCCCGGATGCCGGTGCCAATAACATCCGTGGACGAAAACTACCGTCCTTCGTTTAGGAAGGACGACGTCTGGACTGCCAGGCAGAGACTTCGAATGCAGACGGAATCGAAGCCCCATGCTATGGAGCAGGCGCCTCACGACCAATTCTGGCTGCGTGTGCTCCCGCTTGATCAAACGCATCCGATCGGACGCCGTGAACTGGTTCATAGTGGCTCTTCGCTGCTGAATTGCGGATCCACTTGTGTAACCATGCAGCCAAAGCCAAACAAACACAACAGGGAAAAACAGCAATGGATGCAATAGTCGAAGCGGTTGAGGATCATGAGTTATTTTTGGAAATCGACCTCAACGTGTTGAATCACCTGGGGATAGGTCTATACAGCAGCACGCCCGCCGTAGTCACCGAGATCGTCGCCAACGCATGGGACGCCGACGCCCATACCGTTACGGTAGACATTCAACAAGACAAGATTATCGTTCAAGACGATGGCCATGGGATGGGGCACGGAGAGCTACAGGCCCGATTCCTTCGTGTCGGGTATGCCCGCAGAGACCAACCGAAAGGCAATAAAAGCGACACTCTTGACCGCCCGGTGATGGGCCGGAAGGGAATTGGGAAACTGGCGATGTTCTCTCTAGCGGACCAAATCGACATTTGGTCAAAGAAAGCCGGGGGGCCACCTGTCTCCGCTCGAATCAACGTCGAACAACTCAGGAAAGACATTCAGTCAGCCAAGAAATATTCTCTCGAAAAGCTGGACACAGAATATGACTGGGGAGACAAGACCGGAACACGCATCGTTCTTTCGAAGCTAACGGCGGGAACTGATAAAACGGAGAGCTTTCTCCGTCCCCGCATAGCGAGGCGTTTCAGTGTGCTGGGAGATATCCATAAATTTAAAGTGATAATTGATGGACATGAAATCACGACCCAGGATCGCGGGTATCATTCAGACGTCCAGTTCTGGTGGGATTTGGAGGATGAAACCAGATCAGAGCAAAAGCCTCTACTCAAGAATCTTGCGACTGACGAAGATGGCCAGGAGTGTATAAAGCGCATAAACAAAGTCGTAGTCGTCGAAAACCATGCCTATAACCTCCGAGGCTTCATCGCCACTGTCGCGAAGCCGAAGAGCCTGAAGAGGACAGATGACAACATCAATCAGATCTCACTGTTCGCCAATGGCCGGGTATTCCAAGAGGATATGCTGAAGGACATCGGCAATGCCAAGGTGTTTAACAGCTATATCGTTGGTGAGATTCATGCGGACTTTCTCGATAGGGATGGAACTGACCGGGCAACGGCAAACAGGGAATCGGTGAAAACCGGAGATCCTCTGGTAAGCGCTGTCCGTGCGTGGTTGAAGAATACTCTTGACGATATTGCGGACCAGTGGGATGACTGGAGACGCCAGCAGAATGTCGATAGCGACGATGAGCGCACCAAGCTGGCGCTGGAAAAATGGTACGCCTCTTTGACGGACGGCCGAGATAGGAAGCTAGCTCAGAAATTGATCACCCCCATCCTGTCGGCTGAGCACTCGAATGATGACACCAAGAACAAGGACATCAAGCGAGACTTGGTACGTAGTGCGATTGTTGGCTTTGAAAAATTACGAATCCGGAAGCAGCTGGACAAACTCGAAAAAGTCACCGATGTATTATCCGTCGAGTTTCAGAGGCTGTTTCTGAATCTCGATAGCGTTGAAGCGACCCATTATCACGAAATCACCCGCTCCAGATTGCAGGTGATTGAAAAATTCGAAAAAGAAATTGCTAATACAGATGCGCTTGAGAAGGTTGCTCAGAACTATTTGTTCGACCACTTGTGGCTACTTGATCCGACATGGGGGCCGGTAGGTGAAAGCAAGGTTATGGAGCAGACTCTCACCAAAGAGTTGAAAGACATTGCGCCTGATAATCCTACCGGTGCACGGATTGATATCGCCTACAGAACTTCGACAGGGCGCCACGTAATTGTGGAGCTGAAGAAGCCTGACAAAAAATCGGTAGATGTAGATGACCTTACGAAGCAAGGACGGAAATATCGAGGTGCGGTTACGGAATATCTCCGCAAGCATAGCGATATTGGAGGTCTGAGTGGCCGCAAACCAGCCATCGATGTTGTATTTGTGACCGGCGAACTCCCTAGGACCAGCGACGGAGATGTTCTGGAAATTCTAAGGGTAAACCAAATGCAATCGTTCACTTACGAGGGAATGATCGTGAATGCGCGGAGAGCATATCAGGAGTATTTGGATGCATCGCCGAGTGTTTCCATGATCGATGACATCGTGTCGAATATAACCTGATCATGCGTGCCCTGCCTATGGTCAAATAGGCAGGGTAGCTTTTTTAGGGTGGATCTGTTTACTGTGTCACCGTCCGCTTTTGGCAGAGGTCGAAAAGGAGACAGGTTTAATTTCCGGACGTGAACGAGTCGCAGATAAATCTATCCCCTTTTTTTATGGGGTGAAGTGGATTTTAACTTTGATTTGATACCGATTAATTGATGTTCCCTTTGCCAAGTGGCCTCATACGCTTCTTTTACTCAATTGACTTCTCCTTGTGTCATTGTCTAGTCAGATGAGATTCCGGTGGAAACCGTGGCTCTGGGATTACCCTTGATGCCGCTGTTTACTATGATCATTTAAGTTGATCGGTTGTGTTTATTTGCTGAGTAAAATTGCAGCCTTGCTCTGTTAGGGCGTTGAATTATTATCTGGGTGTTCGAGTTTGATTTCGGGCGATTGAGCCGTTGGACTTTCGTGATACCTGAAAAGCTATTGGGTCAGAAGTCCACTCATCGATATCCCAGCCGAGTAAAGCCTCAATCTCGCCGCCAGTAGCTGTTGGTTCTCCGTTATCGCGAGAAAGTCTAATTTTTGAAACGATAATTAGGCCGGTTGATCCCTTATGCGCTCGATGGAGGTTTACTTCATTTTTGGTCATTAGCACCGAATCACAGAAGTCACTGGTCGTACCTTTAACCTCGACTAAAAGCTCCTCGCCAGCTCTCTTGGCTAGTATGTCAAATGACTTAGTTGCTGAAGTGTCTTGAGATTCATATCCGTTTATTGACAGGTGTTTTATTGCCAGTGTCATAGCATGCCGCTCAATTACCTGTCGCTCCTTTGCTGTCAGTCCTCGGCCTTGCTTCCCTGCTCTGTTTCTTAATGGTTTGGCGATTATAGAAATCTCGTCGGCGCTTTGGTCGCCAGGAGATAAGTCTCGTTGTTCAATTTGAGCAAGATAAATTTCGTTTAGACGTTCCGCAGCTCTGAATAATAGTAGGTCAAGATCGGTAGTATTTAATTCTGAGGCGGCAATGCGCTTGGCGAATCCCGTGGCCTTCTCAAATGTTCGCGGAAGTTGTGCTTTGGCACCCAGAGAAATTTTGTCATCAAAAGGGATGAGCGACTTCCATTTCTGCTGAACGATAAGTCTAGCCCATGAGGTTCGTGTCTTAAGTTCATCATCAGATACCGGCCGGAGATCACCTCCGCGCCAGATAGTGCTTCCACACCCTACGGTAATAAAAACAGCGGAGCCGTCTGCTGCAAAGTGAATTACCAGATAGAAACCTTCTCTAGGGGTAGGGGACATTGCCTTAGAGAATATGCGTACCCACGGAGCTTCCGTCTTTCGCCCGATACCATCCGAGCCTTCAACAGCAAGATCATCGAAAACGCTATCGAATGCCTTCCGTAGAGAAGGTAAACGGCTGCGCAACTCCCCCGCAAGTACTGACCGAATGAGATGCCCCCGCTCTTGCATGTCGGGTGTGTTGGATGACGTATACTTGGGCTGCAAGCTGCAAATTTGGCCTAATGTGATTTCCACTAAGAAGCTCCCAGTCTTATGCAAACTACATTCCAGATGCGGAAATCGTGACCAATTTGTGTCCAGGTCGGTGGATTTCCATCAGGGGATAGAAAGTTATCAATTTATTGCTTTCGGTTCATCCTAATAGTGCATAGATAACGAACCGGGTCCGCTTTTGCCCAATTGAGATCACCTTCTGGTGCGCATCTGCCTATGGGCTAGGTGTCTGTTCTGGGTTGATTGCTTTAGGTGCCAATTTGGGGGACCAATTCTCTTTCATGGATTGAAAGCCCATGACTTCTTTAGACATCGAGCAAGGAGCCGGATCGTCAGTCCGTAGTAATACCGGGTTGCCTCACTGTGCTGGCTAATTCGATGTTTGAGGAACCAAACTACGTGCTTTCTCTGCCAAGCCCTAGGCGTTTCTCGTTGCCAGCGCTCTGCAATTTCAGCCTGGATGATTTTCGCCTGGCGTACATGACGTTGCCGGGTTGCGTGCGAGCCGCTCAACACAGCAGCTAGGAACAACTCCATATCGAATGGCCTACTCATGCGCACCCTCCAATGTAAGCAGCTACAACATCAATCCGACCGTGCCCCAGCTCATAGCTGATCTGCCTCCGGGCCTCACGATCAAGCTTCCTACCTACCTGGCAAAAGTGGCCACCGTTGATAGGCGCGCGGTGTTGGGTTATTTGCTCATAGCGCTCACATGCGTAGGCCGCTCGTAACTCATGGAAACCTTTGAGGTTGTGTGTTTGCAGGATGTCCCGTGCCGGGCGGACGATGTCCTGCAGAACGTCAAAGTAGCTTTCTTGTGGCGCAATCAGGTTGCGACTGCCCGCAGGCGACACCCGCTCTGCAAATCTAAGCGCGCCCAGAGCATGCTTATCCAGCGAAATCCAACGTGGTGCTGAGGCGCCGGCGCGGCCGCCCTTGGTGCCGTCCTGAATGTTAATCCTGCCTAGGTGGTTAGCCTCACGGCTTAGCCGTGACAGGTCAGCCAAGATGGCTTCACGTAAACGCATGCCAGTGGCTCGTGCCATCAAAACGATCGCAGCGGCTCGTAGCTGACGATGGCGGCAAAGCGCATTGATGATCTCTTTAACCTGATCACGGTGTTGGCCTTGTGGCACCGATTGTCGAACCCCTGTGCGCTGCATACCCAATGCCTTGCTCGGACTGGGCAATTTCACATACTGATCACCGCGAAGCGCCGCCATGGTCCTGTTAACGGTGGATAGCCGGTTTTGTGCGGTGCTGACGGCGAGGTCACCGCGCCTAATCACGTCACGCAGATACGCCGCGTAGTCGACCAACACTTTGCGATCAATCTTCCGCGCATCATTGATACCCGGCCCCTGTTCAGAGCGGCACCACTTCACGAATGCCTGCCAACGATCACAGTGCGCCTTGACCGTGCCGTGGTGGCCGCCGCCGAACATGTCTTTCAACGCCTGCGGCCCTGCGTAGCTCAATTGTCTGCCGTAACCGAAATTGCGGCCATCGCGTCTACCCACCAATGCCATGTCAGTCACCTCATCATCCGATCTCCGATCCTGGCCCCACGTCATCCCGCCAAGAATGCTGAGTGTTATCAGGGATCAAGGCCCCTGCGACCTGTGGGGAATGTCCTCTACGCGGGACTGGCGGCTCCTTACGACCGGGAGCAAGGGCATCTCATGATCTGGCCTCCTGAGCACCGTTACCGGTGGGCGGGTGGAGGCAGCACTGGCTGACGAGACCAGCGCCGCGAGATCCTGAGCCGGGTGGAAGCAGCACTGCGATGACCGGGGCATGCCTGACTGTCAGTCAGGTGCAGTCCATCCCGTGGGCTGCGGCACCATCATCTACAGCGCTGTTGCTGGTGATATCGGCGTTTGTCACGCCGATTGTCACGAGTGGGATTACCGCAAAGCCATATGCGATAAGACCTGCAGTGTTTGAAGTGCCCGTCTCTGTCCAGAGAAAGAGACGGGCACAGGTTGGCGCAAGATTCGGCCAAGCGGATAGGTTGCTGCAGGGCAGCTAGGTAATGGGTAGCTGGCGCACGATGGCCATGAGGTTAGAGAGCACCCAACACCGAGGAAGCTGTCGGATGCTGATCGCCCTTGGAAGAACCACCGCATCGAGTGTG from Pseudomonas putida includes the following:
- a CDS encoding integrase domain-containing protein; its protein translation is MALVGRRDGRNFGYGRQLSYAGPQALKDMFGGGHHGTVKAHCDRWQAFVKWCRSEQGPGINDARKIDRKVLVDYAAYLRDVIRRGDLAVSTAQNRLSTVNRTMAALRGDQYVKLPSPSKALGMQRTGVRQSVPQGQHRDQVKEIINALCRHRQLRAAAIVLMARATGMRLREAILADLSRLSREANHLGRINIQDGTKGGRAGASAPRWISLDKHALGALRFAERVSPAGSRNLIAPQESYFDVLQDIVRPARDILQTHNLKGFHELRAAYACERYEQITQHRAPINGGHFCQVGRKLDREARRQISYELGHGRIDVVAAYIGGCA
- a CDS encoding DUF262 domain-containing protein, whose translation is MAKQGEMFALISDEQKIEAEKQIIERQKETDFDIREYPIEVIVSKYVDKLEETDKAELFIPDYQRELVWSEEQQGRFIESILLNLPIPYLYVADVHTGENEGRLEIVDGSQRIRTLVRFLGNDFKLDDLKMLPMLNGFYFRDFPVSRQLRFRRKTMRMIELMEVDEEARRQLFDRLNTGGTKLKDMEQRFGSQDGPFTDFVRNTAASLRFRQLCPISDVRINHRDYEEMVLRFYAYLHRYEAFNKRVDEFLDEYLDHMNNHDFDREELLTTFENMLDFVQRFFPHGFKKAPNNSSVPRIRFESISVGVALAQRIAPGLVPASMAWLASDEFKTLTRSDASNSRPKVVNRIHFVRDNLLGREVQYDQQ
- a CDS encoding ATP-binding protein, encoding MDAIVEAVEDHELFLEIDLNVLNHLGIGLYSSTPAVVTEIVANAWDADAHTVTVDIQQDKIIVQDDGHGMGHGELQARFLRVGYARRDQPKGNKSDTLDRPVMGRKGIGKLAMFSLADQIDIWSKKAGGPPVSARINVEQLRKDIQSAKKYSLEKLDTEYDWGDKTGTRIVLSKLTAGTDKTESFLRPRIARRFSVLGDIHKFKVIIDGHEITTQDRGYHSDVQFWWDLEDETRSEQKPLLKNLATDEDGQECIKRINKVVVVENHAYNLRGFIATVAKPKSLKRTDDNINQISLFANGRVFQEDMLKDIGNAKVFNSYIVGEIHADFLDRDGTDRATANRESVKTGDPLVSAVRAWLKNTLDDIADQWDDWRRQQNVDSDDERTKLALEKWYASLTDGRDRKLAQKLITPILSAEHSNDDTKNKDIKRDLVRSAIVGFEKLRIRKQLDKLEKVTDVLSVEFQRLFLNLDSVEATHYHEITRSRLQVIEKFEKEIANTDALEKVAQNYLFDHLWLLDPTWGPVGESKVMEQTLTKELKDIAPDNPTGARIDIAYRTSTGRHVIVELKKPDKKSVDVDDLTKQGRKYRGAVTEYLRKHSDIGGLSGRKPAIDVVFVTGELPRTSDGDVLEILRVNQMQSFTYEGMIVNARRAYQEYLDASPSVSMIDDIVSNIT
- a CDS encoding MrcB family domain-containing protein, translating into MEITLGQICSLQPKYTSSNTPDMQERGHLIRSVLAGELRSRLPSLRKAFDSVFDDLAVEGSDGIGRKTEAPWVRIFSKAMSPTPREGFYLVIHFAADGSAVFITVGCGSTIWRGGDLRPVSDDELKTRTSWARLIVQQKWKSLIPFDDKISLGAKAQLPRTFEKATGFAKRIAASELNTTDLDLLLFRAAERLNEIYLAQIEQRDLSPGDQSADEISIIAKPLRNRAGKQGRGLTAKERQVIERHAMTLAIKHLSINGYESQDTSATKSFDILAKRAGEELLVEVKGTTSDFCDSVLMTKNEVNLHRAHKGSTGLIIVSKIRLSRDNGEPTATGGEIEALLGWDIDEWTSDPIAFQVSRKSNGSIARNQTRTPR
- a CDS encoding very short patch repair endonuclease — protein: MNQFTASDRMRLIKREHTQPELVVRRLLHSMGLRFRLHSKSLPGSPDVVLPKRRTVVFVHGCYWHRHPGCRYASTPKTRQDFWLPKFASNVERDNRKAEQLRELGWRVVVVWECETKDVMSLDARLRKVFLVAPAPQGDAGCSGQ